The proteins below are encoded in one region of Stieleria sp. JC731:
- a CDS encoding Holliday junction DNA helicase RuvB C-terminal domain-containing protein → MNGQPANEVNDVAPSSLSHLIGQRSVIDQVSVALDACQIDNRRFDHAMLVGSPGLGKSQLASVIAKEMATGFHEVLGQTISHASDLNALFLSAQDKDVIHIDEGHLTPISIQTALYLALDKRCIVLNSKNGKAPQTIPLADFTLLLSTTDEYGLLQPLRDRCRLVLRFEFYSNEELTTVLLQRTRFLGWEIHEELLPKIASRSRGTPRLALRLLQSCRRVARSQGETTITAHHLKRSCQLEQLHGDLGLGPTEQKYIQILGDGNARLNVISSMLGLPARTVSQVVEPFLLRTSLLSKDDQSKRQLTAKGREYLTSCRSIQD, encoded by the coding sequence ATGAATGGACAACCTGCCAACGAAGTCAACGATGTTGCACCGTCGTCCCTGTCGCACTTGATCGGGCAGCGAAGTGTTATCGATCAAGTTTCTGTCGCTCTCGACGCTTGCCAGATTGACAATCGCCGTTTCGATCATGCAATGCTCGTAGGCAGTCCGGGCCTTGGGAAATCCCAGTTGGCTTCCGTAATTGCAAAGGAGATGGCAACCGGTTTCCATGAAGTCTTGGGGCAAACGATCAGCCACGCATCAGATTTGAACGCTTTGTTTCTCAGCGCTCAGGACAAAGACGTTATCCATATCGATGAGGGGCATCTTACTCCAATTTCTATCCAAACAGCTTTGTATCTGGCTTTGGACAAGCGTTGCATTGTTCTCAATTCGAAAAACGGCAAAGCACCACAGACAATCCCACTCGCTGACTTCACGTTGTTGTTGAGCACAACTGATGAATACGGATTGCTTCAACCACTTCGTGATCGCTGTCGTTTGGTTCTGCGGTTCGAGTTCTATTCCAACGAAGAATTGACGACCGTTCTACTTCAACGAACTCGATTCCTTGGCTGGGAGATCCACGAGGAATTATTGCCAAAGATCGCCAGTCGATCACGGGGAACGCCACGTCTGGCACTCAGACTTCTCCAGAGTTGCCGTCGTGTCGCTCGCAGTCAGGGCGAAACCACAATCACCGCTCATCACTTGAAACGATCCTGCCAACTGGAACAACTGCACGGTGACTTGGGGCTTGGACCGACCGAGCAGAAGTACATCCAAATACTGGGCGACGGGAATGCCCGCTTGAACGTGATCTCATCGATGTTGGGGCTACCAGCACGAACTGTTTCGCAAGTTGTTGAACCGTTTTTGCTGCGGACTTCTTTGCTTTCGAAAGATGATCAGAGTAAGCGTCAGTTGACGGCCAAAGGCAGGGAATACTTG
- a CDS encoding helix-turn-helix domain-containing protein — protein MADEAMNPELDRYILETGESDKIDAKGPMGWDGGVESAGLAKDIAAFANSKDGGVIVIGKSESDDGSFALDGVSDQQSASFETTKVATWVNNRFSPPIGLVCHTHRHTNKKFVIITIDEFSDVPHLCTKTFQDPANAKKLLLREKTIYVRTANAESAPLGTIEELRTVIGLATAKRGQEMLAMFNSMLSGNPLIASKSSDEQFEEELSTVTADLGEAYIKATEKGVWVLSIRPSNFNQQLFDDDAQELEERIRRNQVRLRSDFPPSRTGTHMRDWGLCNDTYRETWGLTTSGQFILLRPYYENEREFECPWRDLSGQRSEPILPPGKWLDVKPSLLTIAEFFAFAERFVGEYGVGERVSVQVRATSINGRHLVTTDGNINRDMTPECRANQFTFTKLLSVEEFRATWEELAAQAMKRFSDIFPDTMTTLDTMEDWVDRFKHRQY, from the coding sequence ATGGCAGATGAAGCAATGAATCCCGAACTCGACCGCTACATCTTGGAAACGGGAGAAAGTGACAAGATTGATGCCAAGGGACCAATGGGCTGGGACGGCGGGGTTGAATCAGCAGGACTCGCTAAAGACATCGCTGCATTTGCGAATTCTAAAGATGGGGGCGTAATTGTCATCGGGAAGTCTGAGAGTGACGATGGTTCGTTCGCTCTCGATGGGGTGTCGGATCAACAGTCAGCATCCTTCGAGACAACCAAAGTCGCAACATGGGTCAACAACCGATTCTCGCCGCCCATCGGGCTCGTCTGCCACACGCATCGTCATACGAATAAGAAGTTTGTCATCATCACAATTGATGAGTTTTCAGATGTTCCACACCTTTGCACAAAGACTTTCCAAGACCCAGCTAATGCCAAGAAGCTGCTGCTGCGGGAGAAGACCATCTATGTTCGCACCGCCAACGCAGAATCGGCTCCATTGGGAACAATTGAAGAGCTTCGAACTGTAATTGGATTGGCAACAGCAAAACGTGGCCAGGAGATGCTGGCTATGTTCAATTCGATGCTCTCTGGCAACCCGTTGATAGCGAGCAAGTCATCTGATGAGCAGTTCGAAGAAGAGCTTTCAACCGTCACAGCGGATCTCGGTGAAGCGTACATTAAAGCCACGGAGAAAGGCGTTTGGGTGCTGAGCATTCGGCCAAGCAATTTCAATCAGCAGTTGTTTGACGACGACGCACAAGAACTCGAAGAGAGAATTCGAAGGAACCAAGTCCGCTTGCGGTCAGACTTCCCGCCGAGCCGAACCGGCACACACATGAGAGACTGGGGCCTATGTAACGACACCTACCGGGAAACGTGGGGGTTAACAACCTCTGGTCAATTCATACTACTTCGACCGTACTACGAGAACGAACGAGAATTTGAATGTCCTTGGCGAGACCTGTCTGGGCAGCGAAGTGAACCAATCTTGCCCCCCGGAAAGTGGCTCGATGTAAAACCCTCGCTGCTCACCATTGCCGAGTTCTTCGCATTCGCAGAGCGATTCGTCGGTGAGTACGGTGTTGGCGAGCGAGTTTCAGTCCAAGTACGGGCAACATCAATTAACGGGCGACATTTGGTAACAACGGACGGCAATATCAACCGTGACATGACCCCAGAATGCCGAGCAAACCAGTTCACTTTTACGAAGCTGTTGAGCGTCGAAGAATTTCGAGCAACGTGGGAAGAATTGGCAGCCCAAGCAATGAAAAGATTCAGCGACATCTTCCCTGATACGATGACAACGCTGGATACAATGGAGGACTGGGTAGACCGGTTCAAGCACCGGCAATACTGA
- a CDS encoding argonaute/piwi family protein — translation MTNSTEEGSMTSTTQRPTKLLPLTLSHPKTETEWIAEPGLRFGDGQIEYDPKVGIPLFGPRSLGTSRHKSEIHVGFIGTSETVAKAQRFYETCCKGIDGNEDYHPFPGCTSEMGFRCNLDLDASEVIRQHEYDQILSPRLKREKFDTLLSVLKQKLYLASERDRPTDYVVIALPDELFRKCRSVEFSEKGVGKIYRNLRRSIKAVAMSFGVPTQIILEKTIDTFGTDETTVHPAQIAWNLFTGMYFKVEGLPWGPSELTPGTCYIGISFFRPLGDSSSLRTSVVQAFDENGQGLVLRGHKFKWDEKKYGKSPHLPEDQAKDLIEMVLDQYKLENEQRLPQRVVIHKTSRFEPEEQRGFQDALKQVSRFDLVSLCPTSESRLLRTGQYPPMRGTVFHVGDLSYCYTSGYMKGKGYPHGHVPSPIQIADHVGDTARTELLREVLALTKMNWNSANMFGLMPITLRFSRLVGDILREIPENETPKAKYKFYM, via the coding sequence ATGACGAATTCGACGGAGGAGGGTTCGATGACATCGACGACTCAGCGACCAACTAAGCTTCTCCCACTAACACTTTCGCACCCTAAAACCGAAACTGAGTGGATTGCAGAACCGGGACTTCGTTTTGGCGACGGCCAGATAGAGTACGATCCCAAAGTGGGAATACCGCTGTTTGGCCCTCGATCTCTCGGAACATCACGGCATAAGTCGGAGATTCACGTCGGTTTCATCGGTACAAGTGAAACGGTTGCAAAGGCTCAGAGGTTCTACGAGACATGCTGCAAAGGAATCGATGGTAACGAAGACTATCATCCATTTCCGGGTTGCACCTCGGAAATGGGATTCCGATGCAACCTTGACCTCGATGCGTCTGAGGTCATCCGTCAGCACGAATACGATCAAATATTGTCACCACGCCTGAAACGAGAGAAGTTTGACACGTTGCTCAGTGTCCTCAAGCAAAAACTCTACCTTGCATCGGAGAGAGATCGTCCAACCGACTATGTTGTGATTGCACTTCCAGATGAGCTTTTTAGGAAATGCAGAAGCGTGGAGTTTTCTGAGAAGGGTGTGGGAAAGATCTACCGAAATCTTCGGCGTTCGATCAAAGCAGTTGCAATGTCGTTTGGCGTACCGACACAAATCATCCTCGAAAAGACAATCGACACTTTTGGCACGGACGAAACAACCGTCCATCCGGCGCAGATAGCGTGGAATTTGTTTACCGGGATGTATTTCAAGGTGGAAGGCTTGCCATGGGGGCCGAGCGAACTGACACCGGGCACTTGTTACATTGGAATCAGCTTCTTTCGACCATTAGGTGATTCCTCGTCTTTGCGAACAAGCGTCGTGCAGGCATTCGATGAGAACGGCCAAGGACTTGTATTGCGAGGTCACAAGTTCAAGTGGGACGAGAAGAAATACGGCAAGTCTCCTCACCTACCAGAAGATCAAGCTAAGGACTTGATCGAAATGGTTTTGGATCAATACAAGCTTGAGAATGAACAGCGTCTTCCGCAACGAGTTGTCATTCACAAAACATCTCGATTCGAGCCGGAAGAACAACGAGGATTCCAAGACGCACTCAAGCAAGTCAGTCGGTTTGATCTTGTTTCATTGTGCCCTACAAGTGAATCGAGGCTGCTGCGGACAGGCCAATATCCTCCCATGCGTGGCACCGTGTTTCACGTCGGCGACCTGTCGTATTGCTACACAAGCGGGTACATGAAGGGAAAGGGTTATCCTCATGGCCACGTCCCATCCCCAATTCAAATTGCAGACCATGTTGGAGATACGGCGAGAACAGAACTGCTTCGGGAAGTCTTGGCCTTGACGAAGATGAACTGGAACTCAGCCAACATGTTTGGGCTGATGCCAATCACTTTGCGTTTTTCCCGCTTGGTTGGAGATATCCTGCGTGAGATTCCAGAGAACGAAACACCGAAGGCGAAGTACAAGTTCTACATGTAG
- a CDS encoding helix-turn-helix domain-containing protein: protein MTHQSGACASQVRQERKMQFGFRVKQLREKREWTQKELADRLDVSVSYISKVENERLHFGDYPSAKFIRKLADELEADEDELLLLADKVPEGLRKRIRENPEAFRQFASLDDRAMSKLLTKAGAR, encoded by the coding sequence GTGACCCATCAATCGGGGGCGTGTGCAAGCCAAGTCCGGCAGGAGCGGAAGATGCAGTTTGGTTTTCGTGTAAAGCAGCTTCGTGAGAAGCGAGAGTGGACGCAAAAGGAACTAGCAGATCGACTCGATGTGAGTGTGTCCTACATCTCGAAGGTCGAGAACGAACGACTGCACTTTGGCGATTACCCAAGTGCAAAATTCATTCGAAAGCTTGCGGATGAACTGGAGGCTGACGAGGACGAATTGCTTCTGCTGGCAGATAAAGTTCCAGAAGGTCTCAGAAAAAGGATCAGGGAAAACCCAGAAGCTTTTCGACAATTTGCCTCCTTGGATGACCGAGCCATGAGCAAGCTCTTGACAAAGGCGGGTGCCCGATGA
- a CDS encoding NACHT domain-containing protein — MIGHIFDQQGHLPTTWADICATSVDILLRQWDKQRGVEFASSQREVRVLLSDLALWMTTNEQNSCRLQDWSKSVIASGSYEDLRPFLELAERSGVVTHSSTDSVQFVHASIQEYLAAIALTDRPIHQAAGIASEFHLVETLAAVTPNADELVTEFVNDGKFTEAISVATKSQNGETKHRLLQEIAERMGLAGTIPPMITGSSFGDGVPWNRLKELWKKCDTAESKHEKGLALEDFSETFFGLVFQVVEKRLATDAGEVDLLCEHKQLDAFWIRWQSDVFVECKNQIDRSPVSDVNTFLGKCATCRSKLSFFVSRSGFTSVATTALGRSWGNRDLPDTVWIGGNDIERLLDEQSDPEDFLKIMCRRSNYGRG; from the coding sequence ATGATCGGGCACATCTTCGATCAGCAAGGTCACCTGCCAACGACATGGGCTGACATCTGTGCCACCAGCGTCGATATTTTGTTGCGACAATGGGACAAGCAGCGGGGCGTTGAGTTCGCCTCGTCGCAGCGGGAAGTTCGTGTGTTGCTGTCTGACCTTGCCCTGTGGATGACGACGAATGAGCAAAACAGTTGTCGTCTTCAGGATTGGAGCAAGAGCGTTATTGCATCAGGAAGCTATGAAGACCTTCGACCATTCCTAGAACTTGCGGAACGCTCTGGTGTAGTCACGCATAGCAGCACTGATTCGGTACAGTTCGTTCATGCGAGCATCCAAGAGTATCTCGCCGCTATAGCGCTGACGGACCGCCCGATTCATCAAGCGGCTGGCATTGCATCGGAGTTTCATTTGGTTGAGACGCTGGCTGCTGTTACACCTAACGCCGACGAATTGGTGACTGAGTTTGTCAACGACGGGAAGTTTACTGAGGCAATCTCCGTCGCTACCAAATCTCAAAATGGCGAAACAAAGCATCGACTCTTGCAGGAGATCGCAGAGAGAATGGGGCTGGCGGGAACGATACCGCCAATGATCACAGGATCCAGTTTCGGTGACGGGGTGCCTTGGAATCGGCTCAAGGAACTGTGGAAAAAATGTGACACTGCCGAATCGAAACACGAAAAGGGACTTGCGCTTGAGGACTTCTCTGAGACCTTTTTCGGATTGGTGTTCCAAGTCGTCGAGAAACGGCTCGCAACTGACGCTGGTGAAGTCGATTTATTGTGCGAGCACAAGCAGTTAGACGCATTTTGGATTCGTTGGCAGTCCGATGTCTTTGTGGAATGCAAGAATCAGATTGACCGAAGCCCTGTGTCGGACGTCAATACCTTTCTTGGGAAGTGCGCCACCTGTCGTTCAAAACTCTCTTTCTTCGTTAGCCGAAGTGGCTTTACGTCAGTGGCGACAACGGCCCTTGGCAGGTCTTGGGGCAACCGTGACTTACCTGATACGGTCTGGATCGGTGGCAACGACATCGAGCGGTTGCTCGACGAGCAGTCTGACCCAGAGGACTTCCTAAAAATCATGTGCCGACGATCAAACTACGGACGAGGGTGA
- a CDS encoding Kiwa anti-phage protein KwaB-like domain-containing protein codes for MHFFVVVGHTVKRMRVDNTTQNTLIEMFSEQYDQLLENRTRVAFDGSYNIDETEVYELSKFDIDASMIDAVKQPQSPDDFNLKTDEHIKAIFAGDYDRKANMPTIYFQSFNKGRLLKKGFTLLGDGNTLKENKKAGITLDTKLAGAVVDGKLLFRNYRTMNSIVDISKFYNEATNEQIDQVLEHDRLLVEDADAVRGHVNSWMRRRFTAILQSGVLDTVTPRKISGRAKKYGLEVNTKKVDDKDAIVFPTDKKQIKSLLTFLNEGYFEGELTGTLFQTNSQRKV; via the coding sequence ATGCACTTCTTTGTCGTCGTCGGTCATACCGTGAAACGTATGCGTGTAGACAACACTACGCAGAATACTCTCATAGAGATGTTCTCGGAGCAGTACGACCAGCTTCTCGAAAACAGAACACGGGTTGCCTTTGACGGAAGCTACAACATTGACGAGACAGAAGTTTATGAGCTTTCCAAATTCGACATCGACGCATCGATGATCGATGCGGTTAAACAGCCTCAGAGTCCCGACGACTTCAACCTCAAGACGGACGAGCATATCAAAGCGATCTTCGCTGGCGACTATGACCGCAAGGCCAATATGCCGACGATCTACTTTCAAAGCTTCAATAAAGGCCGTTTACTGAAGAAGGGGTTCACGTTGCTTGGCGACGGCAACACGCTCAAAGAAAACAAGAAGGCGGGGATCACGCTCGACACTAAGCTGGCGGGCGCAGTCGTGGACGGAAAGCTCCTGTTCCGCAATTACCGAACCATGAACAGCATTGTTGACATCAGCAAGTTTTACAACGAAGCAACAAACGAGCAAATTGACCAAGTGTTGGAGCATGACCGCTTACTTGTCGAAGACGCCGACGCTGTTCGGGGCCACGTCAATTCATGGATGAGACGAAGATTCACTGCAATTTTGCAATCAGGCGTTCTCGACACAGTGACACCAAGAAAAATCTCAGGAAGAGCGAAAAAGTATGGGCTGGAAGTGAACACCAAGAAAGTGGACGACAAAGACGCAATAGTTTTTCCGACCGATAAAAAGCAAATCAAGAGTTTGCTTACATTCCTGAATGAAGGCTACTTTGAAGGCGAGTTGACCGGCACTCTGTTCCAAACGAACTCACAACGTAAGGTCTAG
- a CDS encoding NACHT domain-containing protein has protein sequence MADHSETSKAFERWVHGLLDLAGISVQSEVQVGHKKVDLLCKEQRIGDTLTFAVECKDYSANLSKADVIQIVADYQPLLDTDQIREVLIVTRIGLSPNAEAMVGSSRTLRHVTASALQNQIVDFRAYLQGAKAAFSERGLSSYFTHMFHKVDRPEYRWTYQNFLYYANEIGPPGTLEAEILDWIGGNSLKFEDQSPIAIIASYGMGKTTFAKRIAFILSERAVADSNFRTPILLRLGDISNEQSLEGLLGKAFTAHAAVPNYSFHRFMELNRMGRFVVILDGFDEMKHTLSWDSFCYNFKQLNRLVDGDSKVLLLGRPTAFLDEAEFSHALKGIRTVKGQNVRDPEWPSYKIVELLPFSPDQIRAFLHRFFEYKKSTFDSKSDQWKFTRASDKVGTLTDKRLLDIAKRPVQLQMLAEVLPEWKGATDSLTVCLLYSIFIDMILEREQDKEARRYYSLAERRKFMAELAFWLWTQKREMGFQSGEVPQEILDTYLKSGDDVESVRRDLLTACILERKREGTFFFPHRSLQEYLVAESIVESLSSSGTHKADELSKFNEVMTSEVGDFIQGMIGIADLAKWHRHIASYRGQLSTSFAKVWSGGDDNSSFVSKQCEDSDVPWYPLFATLGCIASDWSLHKDLGEIGVQKIQDTEDNSYALLWLFCLYLLSNAKEKHGMFSDGLKHYARRDLPHEDRTKLSSKLAFEKKRNGLNVTGLPPFFCRNLRDYCMIKEWVAGETLQPHHVNLAPRVILSANDWTETYSLLAIDED, from the coding sequence ATGGCCGACCACTCTGAGACATCCAAAGCGTTCGAGAGATGGGTTCACGGACTACTCGATCTAGCAGGGATCTCCGTGCAATCCGAAGTTCAGGTCGGGCACAAGAAAGTTGATTTACTGTGCAAAGAACAACGCATTGGTGACACACTCACGTTTGCTGTTGAATGCAAAGACTATTCGGCCAACCTTTCCAAGGCCGACGTGATTCAGATCGTCGCCGACTACCAGCCATTGCTCGACACGGACCAAATTCGGGAAGTGTTGATCGTAACACGTATTGGGCTTTCGCCCAACGCCGAGGCCATGGTTGGGTCATCACGAACACTACGCCATGTCACCGCCTCTGCCCTTCAAAACCAAATCGTGGATTTTCGAGCATATTTGCAAGGAGCTAAAGCAGCGTTTTCTGAGCGAGGGCTATCCTCATACTTCACCCATATGTTTCACAAAGTTGACCGACCTGAATATCGTTGGACATATCAGAACTTTCTGTACTACGCTAACGAGATCGGCCCGCCCGGAACGCTTGAGGCGGAAATACTTGACTGGATTGGCGGTAACTCTCTGAAGTTTGAGGACCAATCACCCATTGCAATTATCGCATCGTATGGGATGGGTAAGACAACCTTTGCAAAGAGGATTGCTTTCATCTTAAGTGAGCGTGCAGTAGCGGACAGCAACTTTCGAACGCCGATCTTGTTGCGGCTTGGAGACATATCGAATGAACAATCGCTAGAGGGGTTGCTTGGGAAGGCGTTTACTGCACACGCCGCTGTGCCCAATTACTCGTTTCACCGATTCATGGAACTGAACCGCATGGGGCGATTTGTGGTAATCCTTGATGGCTTCGACGAGATGAAACACACGCTTTCATGGGACTCGTTTTGCTACAACTTTAAGCAGCTAAACCGACTCGTGGACGGCGATAGCAAGGTCTTGCTCCTTGGCAGGCCGACTGCTTTTCTTGATGAAGCGGAGTTCAGTCATGCGTTGAAAGGTATCAGGACAGTAAAAGGTCAGAATGTACGAGACCCCGAATGGCCGTCATACAAAATTGTTGAGTTGCTCCCGTTTTCCCCAGATCAGATACGAGCCTTTCTACATCGTTTTTTCGAATACAAGAAGTCAACATTCGATTCGAAGAGCGACCAATGGAAATTCACTAGGGCCAGCGACAAAGTGGGAACACTAACGGATAAGCGACTACTTGACATAGCGAAGCGACCTGTCCAATTACAAATGCTCGCAGAGGTTCTGCCAGAGTGGAAAGGTGCCACTGATTCACTTACCGTGTGCCTCCTTTATTCCATTTTCATTGACATGATTCTCGAACGTGAGCAAGACAAAGAAGCTAGGAGATACTACTCGCTTGCGGAACGCCGCAAGTTCATGGCGGAACTTGCATTCTGGCTTTGGACTCAGAAGCGTGAGATGGGATTTCAGTCTGGTGAAGTGCCCCAAGAGATCCTAGATACCTATTTGAAATCTGGCGACGATGTGGAGTCTGTCCGCCGAGACCTCCTGACCGCATGTATTCTTGAAAGAAAACGGGAAGGCACTTTCTTCTTTCCGCACCGCTCCTTGCAAGAGTATCTCGTTGCAGAGTCGATAGTCGAAAGTCTTAGCAGTTCAGGCACTCACAAAGCAGATGAGTTAAGCAAATTCAACGAGGTGATGACGTCAGAGGTTGGCGACTTCATTCAAGGGATGATCGGCATTGCAGATTTGGCGAAATGGCATAGACATATCGCATCATACCGAGGTCAACTTAGTACATCATTTGCGAAGGTCTGGTCAGGAGGCGATGACAATAGTTCGTTTGTGTCCAAACAGTGCGAAGATTCGGATGTTCCGTGGTATCCGCTCTTCGCCACGTTGGGGTGCATAGCTTCTGATTGGTCACTGCATAAAGATCTGGGAGAAATTGGTGTTCAAAAAATCCAAGACACGGAAGATAACAGCTATGCGTTACTTTGGCTTTTTTGCCTCTATTTGCTGTCGAACGCAAAAGAAAAGCACGGCATGTTTTCTGATGGGTTGAAGCACTACGCTAGGCGAGATTTGCCTCATGAGGATAGGACTAAGCTGAGTTCAAAGCTTGCCTTTGAAAAGAAACGCAATGGTTTGAACGTCACTGGTTTGCCACCATTCTTCTGCCGGAACCTGCGTGATTATTGCATGATCAAAGAGTGGGTTGCGGGCGAGACTCTTCAGCCACACCATGTGAATCTAGCTCCACGAGTTATTCTAAGTGCCAATGACTGGACTGAAACTTACTCGCTGCTTGCGATTGACGAAGATTAG